A single window of Senegalia massiliensis DNA harbors:
- a CDS encoding CD0519/CD1768 family membrane protein: protein MTFSSLKKKTFAYTDSIVFIALISLFFGYIGSQMGIGYMFSTIMNTAYKLLMDTVFYIMAIAVLAGAFGRLATEFKLVQLLNMLFAPLMKPLYNLPGVSFLGIITTYLSDNPAIISLAKDKSYLSYFKRNEVPCLCNLGTAFGMGLIVTTFMIGQGYFKEALIGNIGALIGSIVSVRLMAYRSKKILGENKIEGDRDFDLEEILNTAEDEKASFFERFLTAFLEGGKMGVDIGLSIIPGVLIICTIIMILTFGPIDATEGYQGLAYEGVGLLPLIGEKLSPILTPLFGFKNPEAIAFPITALGAVGAALSLIPSFIENNVIGGNEIAVFTAMGMCWSGFLSTHVAMLDTLGHRNLISKAITSHLVGGIVAGISAHYLVLLINIF, encoded by the coding sequence ATGACTTTTTCAAGCTTGAAGAAGAAAACCTTTGCCTATACTGATTCCATAGTTTTTATTGCACTTATATCACTTTTTTTTGGATACATAGGATCACAAATGGGTATAGGTTATATGTTTTCTACAATAATGAATACAGCATATAAGCTATTAATGGATACTGTGTTTTATATTATGGCTATAGCTGTTTTGGCAGGGGCTTTTGGAAGACTTGCTACTGAGTTTAAATTAGTACAACTATTAAATATGTTATTTGCACCTTTAATGAAGCCGCTTTACAACTTACCAGGAGTTAGTTTTTTGGGAATAATAACTACCTATCTTTCGGACAATCCAGCTATAATATCTCTTGCTAAGGATAAAAGTTATTTAAGTTATTTTAAAAGAAATGAAGTTCCTTGTCTTTGCAATTTAGGAACAGCCTTTGGAATGGGACTTATAGTAACAACTTTTATGATTGGGCAAGGTTATTTTAAAGAGGCATTGATAGGTAATATTGGGGCTTTAATAGGAAGTATAGTAAGCGTACGATTAATGGCTTATAGGAGTAAAAAAATATTAGGTGAAAACAAAATTGAGGGAGACAGAGATTTTGACTTAGAAGAGATTTTAAATACTGCAGAAGATGAAAAAGCAAGTTTTTTTGAAAGGTTTTTAACTGCATTTTTAGAAGGTGGTAAAATGGGAGTAGATATAGGTTTAAGTATCATACCAGGGGTATTAATTATTTGTACTATAATTATGATATTGACATTTGGACCAATAGATGCTACAGAAGGATATCAAGGATTAGCATATGAAGGTGTAGGTTTATTACCTCTTATTGGAGAGAAGTTATCTCCAATATTAACGCCATTATTTGGATTTAAGAATCCAGAAGCTATTGCATTTCCAATTACAGCATTAGGTGCTGTAGGGGCTGCATTAAGCTTAATACCAAGTTTTATAGAAAATAATGTAATAGGAGGCAATGAAATAGCTGTATTCACTGCCATGGGTATGTGTTGGAGTGGATTTTTAAGTACACATGTGGCAATGTTAGATACATTAGGACATAGAAATTTAATTTCAAAAGCTATAACAAGTCATTTAGTAGGAGGAATTGTTGCGGGTATTTCTGCACATTATCTGGTATTATTAATAAATATATTTTAA
- the rpsD gene encoding 30S ribosomal protein S4 codes for MAKMMGPRFKLSRRLGVNVVGHPKAMKRAQRGTSRADKKLSNYGLQLLEKQKLRSYYNVMEKQFKKRYVDKAMKAEGISGEVLIELLEKRLDNMVYRMGFGSSIRQARQMVNHGHILVNGKKVDIPSFSVEVGDIISLREKSKNIDVFKESFENPSFALDYITRNEESISAKLEREPKREEIPVEVDEQLIVEYYSRK; via the coding sequence ATGGCAAAAATGATGGGACCACGTTTTAAACTTAGTAGAAGGCTAGGTGTAAATGTAGTTGGTCATCCTAAAGCAATGAAACGTGCACAGAGAGGAACAAGTAGAGCTGATAAAAAACTTTCAAACTATGGTTTACAATTATTAGAAAAGCAAAAATTAAGATCATATTATAATGTAATGGAAAAACAATTCAAAAAAAGATATGTAGATAAAGCTATGAAAGCTGAAGGGATATCTGGTGAAGTTTTAATAGAGTTATTAGAAAAAAGATTAGATAATATGGTATATAGAATGGGATTTGGAAGTTCTATAAGACAGGCACGTCAAATGGTAAATCATGGACATATTTTAGTAAATGGAAAAAAAGTTGATATTCCATCTTTTTCAGTAGAAGTTGGAGATATTATATCTCTTAGAGAAAAATCTAAAAATATTGATGTATTTAAAGAGAGTTTTGAAAATCCATCTTTTGCATTAGATTATATAACTAGAAATGAAGAAAGCATTAGTGCTAAACTTGAAAGAGAACCTAAAAGAGAAGAGATACCAGTTGAAGTAGATGAACAATTAATTGTTGAATATTATTCAAGAAAATAG
- a CDS encoding nitroreductase family protein, translated as MLFRKFLENRTSTREYKETVIEKDKLDMLMDFVFKIEKSYGNEGIRFKLYENGDEIYNELKGKAGYSGVMIKSPHYIGLQTNDENDLTFLKASYAMETLLTKVYQMDLGSCWINVMDTPYDSKKILFDENNKHINYIVAIGYPKNSQKITDFTSSDGLQNEDIEYLNTIRPFKEKKYFVDKSTSSRLSVSDIVFYNEFGNEVSQEELDNRGLDELFYYIRYAPSDKNEQPWRFILKNNSVELGVIDPQDKNNLTDAGIMMYYFEEMAKSIGYKGNWNFKQNNIHEYKGINYTIVGEYNL; from the coding sequence ATGTTATTTAGAAAATTTTTAGAAAATCGAACGTCAACAAGAGAGTATAAAGAAACAGTAATAGAAAAAGATAAACTAGACATGTTAATGGATTTTGTATTTAAAATTGAAAAAAGTTACGGTAATGAAGGTATCAGATTTAAATTATATGAAAATGGCGATGAAATATATAATGAGTTAAAAGGAAAAGCAGGTTATTCCGGAGTGATGATTAAAAGTCCTCATTATATAGGATTACAAACTAATGATGAAAATGATTTAACGTTTTTGAAAGCTTCTTACGCTATGGAAACCTTATTAACTAAAGTATATCAAATGGACTTAGGAAGTTGCTGGATAAATGTAATGGATACACCATATGATTCTAAGAAAATTTTATTTGATGAAAATAATAAGCATATTAATTACATAGTAGCTATTGGATATCCGAAAAATAGTCAAAAAATAACTGATTTTACAAGCAGTGATGGTTTGCAAAATGAAGATATTGAATATTTGAATACAATAAGACCTTTTAAAGAAAAGAAATATTTTGTTGATAAATCTACAAGTAGTAGATTATCTGTTAGTGATATAGTATTTTATAATGAATTTGGAAATGAAGTTTCTCAAGAGGAATTAGATAATAGAGGATTAGATGAACTTTTTTATTATATAAGATATGCTCCTTCTGATAAGAATGAACAACCTTGGAGATTTATACTTAAAAATAACAGTGTTGAATTGGGAGTAATTGATCCACAAGACAAAAATAATTTAACTGATGCTGGTATAATGATGTATTATTTTGAAGAGATGGCAAAAAGTATAGGTTATAAAGGCAATTGGAATTTCAAACAAAATAATATTCATGAGTATAAAGGTATAAATTATACAATAGTAGGAGAATATAATCTATAA
- a CDS encoding cyclic lactone autoinducer peptide, whose product MYKKLINFLLSPLALVAIFVANNAGNSATTFLTNQPKCPDELLK is encoded by the coding sequence ATGTACAAAAAACTTATTAATTTCTTATTGTCTCCCTTAGCATTAGTTGCAATTTTTGTAGCAAATAATGCTGGTAATTCTGCTACAACATTTTTAACAAATCAACCTAAATGTCCAGATGAATTGCTCAAATGA
- a CDS encoding sensor histidine kinase: MAIIEGFIFLYSYLFISNKREIIQTKKFISTLFLISFTLFSFWATLSFPAGYHTILIILFVSLSLALIANVKVFLSIVTIVFIGFLMIIIELILFPVFSMVTNTNMEELQTIPEVKLYFSILVKSIELILLFIISKIKSPNIKYFSKELSHQVIIYWVFGMFLMGMLILSIQFVIYQPEKIIIYETLIILIFLIYAIIGYLDYKAKINLIKIEKKYNLQYDYIKNLESLINIIRREKHDFSNHINTIYAMCTINKPNTVERIKEYLKNITNEIKNSYTTFNSGNDYIDGLLVVKSNYAYENNIIFDVNFESMLDKVKVDNVDLISIISNILDNAFEAIILSKQPIERPIISLWTYIEEEKYIISISNNGPKIDDKISEKIFQNGFSTKEKNSDDHGYGLYIVKKMIEKNDGKITLYSNKVETEFQIIFNIIGDSYELYSENF, encoded by the coding sequence ATGGCTATTATAGAAGGATTTATTTTTTTATATTCTTACTTATTTATTTCCAATAAAAGAGAAATAATTCAAACTAAAAAATTTATTAGTACTTTGTTTTTAATTTCTTTCACATTATTTTCATTTTGGGCTACTTTATCATTTCCAGCAGGTTATCATACGATATTAATAATATTATTTGTAAGTTTAAGTCTTGCTTTAATAGCAAATGTAAAGGTTTTTTTATCTATAGTTACAATTGTATTTATAGGATTTTTAATGATTATAATAGAATTAATATTATTTCCTGTTTTTTCAATGGTAACAAATACTAATATGGAAGAATTACAAACTATTCCAGAAGTCAAACTATATTTTTCAATATTAGTTAAAAGCATAGAGTTAATTTTATTATTTATAATTTCAAAAATTAAAAGTCCAAACATAAAATATTTTTCTAAAGAATTAAGTCATCAAGTCATTATATATTGGGTTTTTGGTATGTTTTTAATGGGAATGTTGATACTAAGTATACAATTTGTCATATATCAACCTGAAAAGATAATAATTTATGAAACTTTAATCATTTTAATTTTTTTAATCTATGCAATTATTGGTTATTTAGATTACAAAGCAAAAATCAATCTTATTAAAATCGAAAAAAAATATAATCTTCAATATGATTATATAAAAAATCTTGAGTCTTTAATTAATATAATACGTAGAGAAAAACATGATTTTTCAAACCATATAAATACTATATATGCAATGTGTACTATAAATAAACCTAATACAGTTGAACGTATTAAAGAATATTTGAAAAATATAACTAATGAAATTAAAAATTCATATACTACTTTTAATAGCGGCAACGATTATATTGATGGATTACTAGTAGTTAAAAGTAATTATGCATATGAAAATAATATTATATTTGATGTTAATTTTGAATCTATGTTAGATAAAGTAAAAGTTGATAATGTAGATTTAATAAGTATTATTAGTAATATATTAGACAATGCTTTTGAAGCAATTATTTTATCTAAACAACCTATTGAAAGACCAATAATTTCTTTATGGACATATATTGAAGAAGAAAAATACATAATTTCTATTTCTAATAATGGTCCTAAAATAGATGATAAAATTTCAGAAAAAATATTTCAAAATGGTTTTTCAACTAAAGAGAAAAATAGTGATGATCATGGATATGGTTTATATATAGTAAAAAAAATGATAGAAAAAAATGATGGTAAAATAACTTTGTATAGCAATAAAGTGGAAACAGAATTTCAAATTATATTTAATATTATAGGAGATAGCTATGAACTATATAGTGAGAATTTCTAA
- a CDS encoding accessory gene regulator B family protein produces MNYIVRISNFLYYQIIKYKEFDKLQKIKIKYGIECIVSELSKIIFYFIIFSLLSLTNEFIIAILFFSSFRIYSGGFHQNTYISCFITSFFLLFTIIKLPYLIPFTLETKLILIIVTYVLTYIYSPVDHPNKRIKSKKQKKKIKYISIFVLIILSFISVTLKPIFSNIAISALFIQSITLLVGKIHQENSW; encoded by the coding sequence ATGAACTATATAGTGAGAATTTCTAACTTTTTATACTATCAAATAATAAAATATAAAGAATTTGATAAACTTCAAAAAATTAAAATAAAATATGGTATTGAATGTATAGTAAGTGAACTTTCTAAGATTATATTTTATTTTATTATTTTTAGTTTATTATCATTAACTAATGAATTTATTATAGCAATTTTATTTTTTAGTAGTTTTAGAATTTATTCAGGAGGTTTCCATCAAAATACTTATATATCTTGTTTTATAACTTCTTTTTTTCTTTTATTTACTATAATAAAATTACCTTATTTAATACCTTTTACTTTGGAAACTAAACTAATATTAATAATAGTAACTTATGTTTTAACTTATATATATAGTCCTGTGGATCATCCTAATAAAAGAATTAAATCAAAAAAACAGAAAAAGAAAATAAAATATATTTCTATATTTGTGCTAATAATATTATCTTTTATATCTGTAACATTGAAACCTATATTTTCTAATATAGCTATCTCTGCACTTTTCATTCAATCAATAACTCTGTTAGTGGGTAAAATTCATCAAGAAAATTCTTGGTGA
- a CDS encoding 2-oxoacid:acceptor oxidoreductase subunit alpha, whose amino-acid sequence MKYNILIGGSAGQGMDTISSLLEKILQRKGYYVFSNKDYMSRVRGGHNFIQIRFGDEPIYSYDDKLDIIIGLDQNSVEFHSKNLKKDGVFLCDDKIKWEDERRITIPMLKIAKEIGQARVFGTVGMGAIIKLLSLDDSKIEEVFNEKWDEKIANYNIEAFNKGYEYVDSKYKTKKGEAKDTLLINGNQAIALGALAGGLSFYGAYPMTPSTSIMTYLSTKQNDSGIVVEQAEDEIAAINMAIGASFTGVRAMTGTSGGGFSLMTEALGLAGITETPLVTVNVQRPGPATGLPTRTEQSDLSFILTASHGEIPRMVLSVKNPEDAFYQTARALNIADKYQMLVIILNDQFLADANQTVNKFDFDKVTIERHISGENDINKDDYKRYEITENGLSKRIIPGRIEGVTVLADSDEHDEYGHITEESEVRISQMDKRMKRMELLKDEIIEPDYFGVDAPETLLIGWGSLYGGLREAVETLQDDGEKIGALIFGDIYPLPTKLLEKYSKNAKNIVNVEQNFNGQLAKFIRQETGIHCNKSILKYDGRQLYGKEIVSRLQEEVL is encoded by the coding sequence ATGAAATATAATATTTTAATTGGTGGTTCAGCCGGTCAAGGTATGGATACCATAAGTTCTTTGTTAGAAAAAATTTTACAAAGAAAAGGCTACTATGTTTTTTCTAATAAAGATTATATGTCTAGAGTTCGTGGCGGACACAACTTTATACAAATTAGATTTGGCGATGAACCTATTTATTCATACGATGATAAACTAGATATAATTATTGGGTTAGATCAAAATTCAGTAGAATTTCATTCAAAAAACTTGAAAAAAGATGGTGTATTCCTGTGTGATGATAAAATAAAATGGGAAGATGAAAGAAGAATAACAATACCAATGCTTAAAATAGCAAAAGAAATTGGTCAAGCACGTGTATTTGGAACTGTGGGAATGGGTGCTATTATAAAACTATTATCTCTAGATGATTCAAAAATTGAAGAAGTGTTTAATGAAAAATGGGACGAAAAAATAGCTAATTATAATATTGAAGCCTTTAATAAAGGTTATGAATATGTAGATTCAAAATATAAAACTAAAAAAGGTGAAGCTAAAGATACATTATTGATTAATGGTAATCAAGCAATAGCACTTGGAGCACTTGCTGGTGGACTTAGCTTTTATGGCGCATATCCAATGACCCCTTCAACTAGTATAATGACATATTTATCTACAAAACAAAATGATTCAGGGATTGTTGTAGAGCAAGCGGAAGATGAAATTGCAGCTATAAATATGGCAATAGGTGCTTCATTTACAGGAGTTCGTGCTATGACAGGTACATCTGGTGGAGGATTTTCTCTTATGACTGAAGCATTAGGTCTAGCTGGTATTACTGAAACTCCATTAGTTACAGTCAATGTACAAAGACCAGGACCAGCTACAGGACTCCCTACTAGAACTGAACAAAGTGATTTAAGCTTTATTCTAACTGCTTCTCATGGAGAAATACCTAGAATGGTCCTATCAGTTAAAAATCCTGAAGATGCTTTCTATCAAACTGCTAGAGCACTTAATATAGCTGATAAATATCAAATGCTAGTAATAATATTAAATGATCAATTCTTAGCAGATGCAAATCAAACAGTTAATAAGTTTGACTTTGATAAAGTTACTATTGAAAGACATATATCTGGAGAAAACGATATTAATAAAGATGATTATAAACGTTATGAAATAACTGAAAATGGTTTATCTAAAAGAATAATACCAGGAAGAATAGAAGGTGTTACAGTTCTTGCTGACAGTGATGAACATGATGAATATGGTCATATTACAGAAGAAAGTGAAGTACGTATATCTCAAATGGATAAACGTATGAAGAGAATGGAATTATTAAAAGATGAGATTATAGAACCAGATTACTTTGGAGTAGATGCGCCAGAAACTCTTCTTATAGGATGGGGTTCTTTATATGGTGGTTTAAGAGAAGCTGTAGAAACATTACAAGATGATGGAGAAAAAATAGGTGCATTAATTTTTGGAGATATTTATCCTCTACCTACAAAATTACTCGAAAAATATAGTAAGAATGCTAAAAACATAGTTAATGTAGAGCAAAACTTTAATGGACAATTAGCTAAATTTATTAGACAAGAAACAGGAATACATTGTAATAAAAGTATATTAAAATATGACGGTAGACAATTATATGGAAAAGAAATTGTAAGTAGATTACAAGAGGAGGTATTATAA
- a CDS encoding thiamine pyrophosphate-dependent enzyme: MATDIKLFNSNDENAWCPGCGNFGILNSLKKAFSEANLKPHQILLCSGIGQAAKTPHYINVNGFNGLHGRALPPALGANIANKDLKIVVTSGDGDTYGEGGNHFIHNIRRNIDITHLVHDNQIYGLTKGQGSPTTAKGQVTSMQLDGVRVDPFNPIATAMTMGATFVARSFSGDVKHLSEMIQKAMEHKGYALIDILQPCVTFNKVNTFKWYKDRVYKLDENYDPTDKDQAFKKANEWGDDGIPLGIIYQNKEATSFNDRIPQIRDNKPLVDREWSPKDAEKFMADFR; encoded by the coding sequence ATGGCTACAGATATTAAATTATTTAACTCAAATGATGAAAATGCATGGTGTCCTGGTTGTGGTAATTTTGGAATATTAAACTCGTTAAAAAAAGCTTTTTCTGAGGCTAATTTAAAACCTCATCAAATACTTTTATGCTCTGGTATTGGACAAGCTGCTAAAACACCACATTATATAAATGTAAATGGATTTAATGGTCTTCATGGTAGAGCATTACCTCCTGCATTAGGTGCTAACATTGCAAATAAAGATCTTAAAATAGTTGTTACTTCAGGAGATGGAGACACTTATGGCGAAGGTGGAAATCACTTTATCCATAATATAAGAAGAAATATAGATATAACTCATTTAGTACATGATAATCAAATTTATGGCTTAACTAAAGGTCAAGGTTCTCCTACTACTGCTAAAGGTCAAGTAACTTCTATGCAATTAGACGGTGTTAGGGTTGATCCTTTTAATCCTATAGCTACAGCTATGACTATGGGAGCAACTTTTGTTGCTAGAAGTTTTTCTGGGGATGTAAAGCATCTATCAGAAATGATTCAAAAGGCTATGGAACATAAAGGTTATGCTCTTATTGATATATTACAACCTTGTGTTACTTTTAATAAAGTAAATACTTTTAAATGGTATAAAGATAGAGTTTATAAACTTGATGAAAATTATGATCCGACAGATAAAGATCAAGCATTTAAAAAAGCAAATGAATGGGGAGATGATGGAATTCCTCTCGGAATAATATATCAAAATAAAGAAGCAACATCATTTAATGATAGAATTCCACAAATAAGAGATAATAAACCTTTAGTAGATAGAGAATGGTCTCCTAAAGATGCAGAAAAATTCATGGCAGACTTTAGATAA
- a CDS encoding ABC transporter substrate-binding protein, translating into MKKIFILLLLVSIVFLSSCGEDKEELHVYNWGDYIDETVLDEFEKEYDVNVIYETFPTNEEMYVKIKQGGTSYDVAFPSDYMIEKMIKEDLLYKIDMNNITNYKNIDDRFKNLEFDPNNEYSVPYMWGTMGILYNKNMVEQKVDSWDILWNGKYKDEILMIDSQRDSFAVALKKLGYSLNSTDVQQLEKAKQELIKQKDLVLAYVGDEGKDMMVREEAALSVQWSGDAIYLMEENENLDYVVPKEGSNLWYDNMVIPKTSENKELAEKFIDFMTRKDIALKNTEYIGYSTPNKEAKQELPQELQKSEIAYPTEDQVKNSEVFLDPGEFLKVYDKLWTEVKASK; encoded by the coding sequence ATGAAAAAAATATTTATTCTATTATTATTAGTAAGTATCGTTTTTCTAAGTTCATGTGGGGAAGATAAGGAAGAGTTACATGTATATAATTGGGGCGATTATATCGATGAAACAGTTCTTGATGAATTTGAGAAAGAGTATGATGTAAACGTAATATATGAAACTTTCCCTACAAATGAAGAAATGTATGTAAAGATAAAACAGGGTGGAACTAGTTATGATGTAGCTTTTCCATCAGATTATATGATTGAAAAAATGATAAAAGAAGATTTATTATATAAAATTGATATGAATAATATAACTAATTATAAAAATATTGATGATAGGTTTAAAAATTTAGAATTTGATCCTAATAATGAATATTCTGTACCATATATGTGGGGAACAATGGGGATACTATATAATAAAAATATGGTAGAACAAAAAGTAGATAGTTGGGATATTTTATGGAATGGTAAGTATAAAGATGAAATATTGATGATAGATAGCCAAAGAGATTCCTTTGCAGTTGCACTTAAAAAATTAGGTTATTCTTTAAACTCTACTGATGTGCAACAATTAGAAAAAGCAAAGCAAGAATTAATAAAACAAAAGGATTTAGTACTTGCATATGTAGGTGATGAAGGTAAAGATATGATGGTTAGAGAAGAAGCAGCATTATCAGTGCAATGGTCTGGAGATGCTATATATTTGATGGAAGAAAATGAAAACCTTGATTATGTAGTTCCTAAAGAAGGTTCTAACTTATGGTATGACAATATGGTTATACCAAAAACCTCTGAGAATAAGGAATTAGCTGAAAAGTTTATAGACTTTATGACTAGGAAAGACATTGCACTTAAAAATACAGAGTATATAGGATACTCTACTCCTAATAAAGAAGCAAAACAAGAATTACCTCAGGAATTACAAAAGAGTGAAATTGCATATCCAACTGAAGATCAAGTGAAAAATAGTGAAGTGTTTTTAGATCCAGGTGAATTTTTAAAAGTTTATGATAAATTATGGACAGAAGTAAAAGCATCAAAATAA
- a CDS encoding ABC transporter permease — MVEKYIQKIYIFLIFLFLYAPIVVLIIFSFNDSRLQGTWDGFTLNWYRELFKSREIMKSLYYTISIAIFSSIISTIIGTLSAIGIYNMKSFRKKIILNINYLPVLNPDIVTGIALMTLFIFIKIRLGFMTLLLSHITFSIPYVILAVLPKLKQLPKDISEAAMDLGATHFYAFRKIILPEISPGIVTGALIAFTLSIDDFVISFFTTGSGISNLSITIYSMARRGIDPKINALSTLMFLSVLILMLIINKRTSKKMNEEV, encoded by the coding sequence ATGGTAGAAAAATATATACAAAAAATTTATATATTTTTAATTTTTCTATTTCTTTATGCACCTATTGTTGTACTAATTATATTTTCATTTAACGATTCTAGATTGCAAGGTACATGGGATGGTTTTACGTTAAATTGGTATAGAGAATTATTCAAAAGTAGAGAAATAATGAAGTCTCTTTATTATACTATTAGTATAGCAATATTTTCATCAATTATATCTACTATAATTGGAACATTATCTGCTATTGGAATTTATAATATGAAAAGTTTTAGGAAAAAAATTATTTTAAATATAAATTATTTACCTGTATTAAATCCAGATATAGTTACAGGTATTGCTCTTATGACTTTATTTATATTTATAAAAATTAGACTTGGGTTTATGACTCTTTTACTTTCACATATAACATTTAGTATACCATATGTAATACTTGCTGTATTACCTAAATTAAAACAATTACCTAAAGATATTTCAGAAGCGGCTATGGATTTAGGAGCTACACATTTTTATGCATTTAGAAAAATAATTCTACCTGAAATATCACCTGGAATAGTAACGGGGGCTCTAATTGCCTTTACACTTTCTATAGATGATTTTGTAATTAGTTTTTTTACAACAGGTTCTGGCATAAGCAATTTGTCAATAACTATATATTCTATGGCTAGGAGAGGAATAGATCCAAAAATAAATGCACTTTCTACATTAATGTTTTTATCTGTATTAATATTAATGTTAATAATAAATAAAAGAACATCAAAAAAAATGAATGAAGAGGTGTAA
- a CDS encoding ABC transporter permease produces MKRIAAYPYILWSVIFIVLPLILVFLYGITIEDYSSPLGLKFSLENFYRFLEPVYLNVLWRSILLAVISTIICLIIGYPFSFILSKLPIKKRNTYILLVIIPMWMNFLLRTYAWMSILGKKGIINNLLRSIGLPALDLLYNDGAVILGMVYNFLPFMILPIYTVLIKMDKNVLEAAEDLGANKAKVFLKVIFPLSLPGVISGITMVFMPAVSTFVISKLLGGGQYWLIGNLVEEQFLRINDWHFGSTIALVLMIIILFAMAILSKYEDKEEGGAGLW; encoded by the coding sequence ATGAAAAGAATAGCAGCTTATCCTTATATTTTATGGAGTGTTATTTTTATTGTATTACCATTAATATTAGTATTTTTATATGGCATTACAATTGAAGATTATTCTAGTCCATTAGGATTAAAGTTTTCTTTGGAGAATTTCTATAGATTTTTAGAACCAGTTTATTTAAATGTTTTATGGAGATCAATTTTACTTGCAGTAATTTCTACTATAATTTGTCTTATAATTGGTTATCCTTTTTCTTTTATACTGTCTAAACTTCCTATTAAAAAAAGAAATACCTATATATTATTAGTAATAATACCTATGTGGATGAATTTTTTACTTAGAACTTATGCATGGATGAGTATACTTGGAAAAAAAGGTATTATTAATAATTTATTAAGGAGTATTGGATTACCTGCACTTGATTTATTATATAATGATGGGGCTGTAATACTGGGTATGGTTTATAATTTTTTACCATTTATGATACTTCCAATTTATACAGTTTTGATTAAGATGGACAAAAATGTTTTAGAAGCAGCAGAAGACTTAGGCGCAAATAAAGCTAAAGTGTTTTTAAAAGTGATTTTTCCATTAAGCTTACCTGGAGTTATATCTGGAATAACTATGGTATTTATGCCTGCAGTAAGTACTTTTGTAATATCAAAGCTTTTAGGTGGAGGTCAATATTGGTTAATAGGGAATTTAGTAGAAGAGCAATTTTTAAGAATAAATGACTGGCATTTTGGTTCAACTATAGCATTAGTCCTTATGATAATAATATTATTTGCTATGGCAATTTTAAGCAAGTATGAAGATAAAGAAGAAGGAGGTGCAGGTTTATGGTAG